One window of Cohnella hashimotonis genomic DNA carries:
- a CDS encoding MauE/DoxX family redox-associated membrane protein, translating to MPEFAIVLLCCIFGFSAATKAVDRRAFRTTLAELGLSGTAAVTAVAVPAAEAAGAALLLPAGTRLYGAVLLLALLVAFSGAAWQARGRHIDCGCFGSALQEDLGTRTYVRVAACAALVVYALLEADGRSLLAVAPPDLVCMALASAGLLAAYVLLSSIARHRKSGLTL from the coding sequence ATGCCCGAATTCGCCATCGTATTGTTATGCTGCATTTTCGGTTTTTCGGCGGCGACCAAGGCAGTGGACCGGCGGGCGTTCCGGACGACGCTCGCGGAGCTGGGGCTGAGCGGGACGGCTGCCGTCACGGCGGTCGCGGTGCCTGCGGCGGAGGCTGCGGGAGCGGCGCTGCTGCTGCCGGCGGGCACCCGGCTTTACGGCGCCGTCCTGCTGTTGGCGCTGCTGGTCGCCTTCAGCGGCGCGGCCTGGCAGGCGAGAGGCCGGCATATCGACTGCGGCTGCTTCGGCAGCGCGCTGCAGGAGGATCTCGGGACTCGCACGTACGTCCGGGTCGCGGCGTGCGCCGCGCTTGTCGTTTACGCGCTGCTGGAAGCGGACGGCCGGAGCCTGCTGGCCGTCGCGCCGCCGGACCTGGTATGCATGGCGTTGGCGTCGGCAGGCCTGCTGGCGGCGTACGTGCTGCTTTCGTCGATCGCCAGGCACCGTAAGTCAGGCTTAACTCTGTAG
- a CDS encoding methyl-accepting chemotaxis protein, producing the protein MAVVTRSLGQTWREKRKSLGVQMLGIVFASIVVIVTALGLSSYQLAKSIIRDKMSLSSQQTLQQARDKLDFLLSMYGGLSRQFMVDTSLRQDLVAFSRTDVPLGEKQAAQDRIVDRFNSMLSAEPNMMSIRIVPKTLDNTGALSSTGASALQVSDGSKAWLRKMAEAKGEIVYVPTMSKGLFDYSPEPSVTFGRLMKNLQHPDAEFILLIELKSKLLSDAFANFKIGETGEMRVIANDGKVVYAADASLIEQAPPAWNGDRLVLNEPSRLASWELVGSVPLGELERDSKAILSLTVWMIAAAAVAAIAIGYLLIRLVGNPLERLCALMERGEKGDLSVRMDYRRSNEIGRLSGNFNRMMEQIGALVGRTNESALRLVSSAKELKAVSQETAATAGDIASVTGQIASGASSLATEAERGIRQTETIGAKLRIATDTNTRLESSAGRVQQISGRGTAYMAELIGRTEETERLSGSLAARVGKLKERAGSIQTVLNVINEMSQQTNILSLNASIEASRAGAYGKSFAVVADEIRRLAAESKSSIAIVSRIIGDIRQEIDATVAELGAVSPVLHEQGRAVKEAADIFGGVKREMSEFAEELAQSSASIVELDGSQRALVEAIGTVSTVSEQSAASSEAVARMTSGQLGVSASLVTLSDELESLSQQLIAQLKMFDQKKT; encoded by the coding sequence ATGGCTGTCGTCACCCGTTCGCTCGGACAAACATGGAGAGAGAAGCGCAAGTCGCTGGGGGTCCAAATGCTGGGCATCGTGTTTGCCAGCATCGTCGTCATCGTAACGGCGCTCGGTCTTAGCTCCTATCAGCTGGCCAAAAGCATCATCCGGGACAAAATGTCGCTCTCGTCGCAGCAGACGCTGCAGCAAGCGAGGGACAAGCTCGATTTCCTGCTGTCGATGTACGGGGGGCTCAGCCGTCAATTCATGGTCGACACCTCGCTGCGTCAGGATCTCGTCGCCTTTTCTAGGACCGATGTACCTCTGGGAGAGAAGCAGGCGGCACAGGATCGCATCGTCGACCGGTTCAACAGCATGCTGTCCGCCGAGCCCAACATGATGTCCATCCGCATCGTGCCGAAGACGCTGGACAATACGGGGGCATTGTCTTCGACGGGCGCGAGCGCGCTCCAGGTCTCCGATGGCAGCAAGGCGTGGCTGCGGAAGATGGCGGAAGCCAAGGGAGAGATCGTGTACGTGCCGACGATGAGCAAGGGGTTGTTCGACTACTCCCCCGAACCTTCGGTGACGTTCGGTCGTCTGATGAAAAACCTGCAGCATCCGGACGCCGAATTCATCCTGCTGATCGAGCTGAAAAGCAAGCTGCTGAGCGATGCCTTCGCCAACTTCAAAATTGGCGAGACGGGCGAGATGCGTGTCATCGCGAACGACGGCAAGGTCGTCTACGCTGCGGATGCCTCGCTGATCGAGCAGGCGCCTCCAGCATGGAATGGAGACCGTCTGGTACTTAATGAGCCGTCCAGGCTGGCATCCTGGGAGCTCGTAGGCTCGGTGCCGCTCGGGGAGCTGGAGCGCGACTCCAAGGCGATTCTCAGCCTGACCGTATGGATGATCGCCGCCGCAGCCGTCGCCGCGATCGCCATCGGCTATCTCCTAATACGTCTGGTGGGCAACCCGCTGGAGCGGCTGTGCGCGCTGATGGAGCGAGGAGAGAAAGGCGATCTGTCGGTCCGCATGGACTATAGGCGCAGCAACGAGATCGGGCGGCTGTCCGGGAACTTCAACCGGATGATGGAACAGATCGGCGCGCTCGTCGGCCGAACGAACGAGTCGGCGCTTCGCCTCGTCAGCTCCGCGAAGGAGCTGAAGGCGGTCTCGCAGGAGACGGCCGCCACGGCGGGCGATATCGCCTCGGTGACCGGCCAGATTGCGTCCGGCGCGTCCAGTTTGGCGACTGAGGCCGAGCGTGGCATCCGGCAGACCGAGACGATCGGCGCCAAACTCCGAATCGCGACCGATACGAATACGCGTCTTGAATCGTCGGCCGGACGCGTGCAGCAGATCAGCGGACGCGGTACCGCTTATATGGCGGAGCTCATCGGCAGGACCGAGGAGACCGAGCGGCTGTCCGGCTCGCTGGCGGCGCGCGTCGGCAAGCTCAAGGAGCGCGCAGGCTCGATTCAGACCGTACTTAACGTCATTAACGAGATGTCGCAGCAGACGAATATCCTGTCGCTGAACGCTTCGATTGAAGCGTCGCGCGCGGGGGCCTACGGCAAGAGCTTCGCCGTCGTGGCGGACGAGATCCGCCGTCTGGCGGCCGAATCCAAGTCGTCGATCGCGATCGTATCGCGCATTATCGGCGATATCCGGCAGGAGATCGACGCGACGGTCGCCGAGCTGGGCGCGGTGTCTCCGGTGCTGCATGAGCAGGGAAGGGCCGTCAAGGAGGCGGCCGATATTTTCGGCGGCGTCAAACGCGAAATGAGTGAATTTGCGGAGGAGCTGGCGCAATCCTCGGCGTCTATTGTCGAGCTGGACGGTTCGCAGCGGGCGCTTGTGGAGGCGATCGGCACGGTGAGCACCGTATCGGAGCAATCCGCGGCCTCGTCGGAGGCTGTCGCGAGGATGACCTCCGGCCAGCTGGGTGTCAGCGCCAGCCTCGTAACGCTCTCCGACGAGCTGGAGTCGCTGTCGCAACAGCTGATCGCGCAGTTGAAGATGTTCGATCAAAAAAAGACTTAA
- a CDS encoding alpha-amylase family glycosyl hydrolase: MRRRRSGARRPLALALSVCMAGTVWLAGCEGADAPGGDASGEALPAGSSVSVPASASASASLTPSASASGAGAVTLGEANAPAMGPSAGVFYEIFVRSFSDSDGDGIGDLQGVTDKLDYLQQLGIKGIWLMPITPSPSYHGYDVTDYYAINPDYGTVDDLKTLLAEAHDRGIQVIMDLVLNHTSSRHPWFADSAGGERSVKRDWYKWASDGADVSALGPWGQAVWHHGPSGSSYLGVFSDRMPDLNLDSPDVREELIRIGQYWLGLGLDGYRLDAAKHVYEDFQSSSADPATSRKNVAWWQQFRQGISENGREPYLVGEVWDTTAVVGPFLDKALDSALNFEAAKLVLDAVKTGDASSLDSVLARQLAYYSKVSGGRFVDAPFLGNHDQNRVMSELGGDVERAKLAAALLLTLPGNPFLYYGEEIGMKGAKPDERIREPMLWKKDGKSDDQTSWELATQNDDTPSVEEQLDDPDSLLSRYKLLIGWRNEEPALGDGGFAPFDIEESGLLAFARVSASAALLVVHNLTGEARTVDLNVGGASSVSGVRFATDSESTAFADGKLRLPPYGTAILQ; the protein is encoded by the coding sequence ATGAGGCGCCGGCGGAGCGGGGCGCGTCGCCCGCTGGCACTGGCCCTGAGCGTGTGCATGGCGGGGACGGTATGGCTTGCGGGCTGCGAAGGGGCCGATGCGCCGGGCGGCGACGCAAGCGGCGAGGCGTTGCCCGCGGGTTCGTCCGTTTCCGTTCCGGCGTCTGCTTCCGCTTCGGCGTCCCTTACGCCTTCCGCCTCTGCATCGGGTGCGGGGGCAGTCACGCTCGGCGAGGCGAATGCGCCGGCGATGGGTCCAAGCGCCGGCGTATTCTACGAAATATTCGTACGCTCGTTCAGCGATTCGGACGGCGACGGCATCGGCGATCTGCAAGGCGTCACGGACAAGCTGGATTACCTGCAGCAGCTCGGCATCAAGGGGATCTGGCTCATGCCGATCACTCCGTCCCCCTCGTACCACGGTTATGATGTAACCGATTATTACGCCATCAACCCCGACTATGGGACGGTCGACGACCTGAAGACGCTGCTCGCGGAGGCGCACGATCGAGGCATCCAGGTCATCATGGACCTGGTCTTGAACCATACGAGCAGCCGGCATCCCTGGTTCGCCGATTCCGCCGGCGGCGAGAGGAGCGTCAAGCGGGATTGGTACAAGTGGGCCTCGGACGGGGCGGACGTATCCGCGCTCGGTCCGTGGGGACAGGCAGTGTGGCACCATGGGCCATCCGGCAGTTCTTATCTCGGCGTATTCTCGGATCGGATGCCGGATCTGAACTTGGACAGCCCGGACGTGCGCGAGGAACTGATCAGGATCGGACAATACTGGCTCGGGCTGGGCCTGGACGGCTACCGTCTGGATGCCGCCAAGCATGTATACGAAGACTTCCAATCGTCGTCCGCCGATCCCGCGACCTCGCGGAAGAACGTCGCCTGGTGGCAGCAATTCCGCCAGGGCATCTCGGAGAACGGGCGCGAGCCGTATCTCGTCGGCGAGGTATGGGACACGACCGCGGTCGTCGGCCCCTTCCTCGACAAGGCGCTGGATTCGGCGCTGAACTTCGAGGCGGCAAAGCTCGTGCTGGACGCGGTCAAGACGGGCGACGCCTCCTCGCTTGACTCGGTGCTGGCGCGTCAGCTTGCCTACTATAGTAAAGTGTCCGGTGGCCGGTTTGTGGACGCGCCGTTTCTGGGCAATCACGACCAGAACCGCGTCATGAGCGAGCTTGGCGGCGACGTCGAGCGGGCCAAGCTGGCAGCGGCCCTCTTGCTGACGCTGCCGGGCAATCCGTTCCTTTATTACGGCGAAGAGATCGGGATGAAGGGCGCCAAGCCGGACGAACGCATCCGGGAGCCGATGCTCTGGAAAAAGGACGGCAAGTCGGACGACCAGACGTCGTGGGAGCTCGCGACTCAAAATGATGATACGCCGTCCGTGGAGGAGCAGCTCGACGATCCGGATTCGCTGCTCAGCCGATACAAGCTGCTGATCGGCTGGCGCAACGAGGAGCCGGCGCTCGGGGACGGAGGCTTCGCTCCGTTCGATATCGAGGAGAGCGGCTTACTCGCCTTCGCACGGGTAAGCGCGTCTGCGGCGCTGCTCGTCGTGCACAATCTGACGGGCGAGGCGCGGACCGTCGATCTAAACGTCGGCGGCGCAAGCTCCGTCAGCGGCGTACGCTTTGCCACCGACAGCGAGTCGACCGCGTTCGCGGACGGCAAGCTGCGGCTGCCGCCCTATGGCACAGCGATTTTGCAGTGA
- a CDS encoding sugar ABC transporter permease, whose product MSGYRFRKNAWLTVSYVLLILIAVFTIYPALWIVLSSFRAGTSLFSETLIPEKWTVIHYKELFEKFQFGRWYMNSLKISLTTMVLSVFFQLLTGYAFSRFRFKSRKSIMSGLFIIGLFPSFLSLTAVYVLLLNMKLLNTHTALIMVSSAGAAVGYLLVKGYFDTIPKSLEEAAIIDGASNWGVFLRILLPLSRPLVVYMAVTSFAGTFSEFIFAQTVLRTEAKQTLAVGLFNMVNTQTSTEFTVFAAGSVLVSIPVVVIFIIFQRLLVEGLTSGADKG is encoded by the coding sequence ATGAGCGGATATCGGTTCAGAAAAAACGCTTGGCTGACGGTCAGCTACGTGCTATTGATTCTGATCGCCGTCTTTACGATCTATCCGGCGCTTTGGATCGTCCTGTCCTCGTTCCGCGCGGGTACCTCGCTGTTCAGCGAGACGTTGATCCCCGAGAAGTGGACGGTCATTCACTACAAGGAGCTGTTCGAGAAGTTCCAGTTCGGACGCTGGTACATGAACTCGCTCAAAATCTCGCTCACGACGATGGTGCTCAGCGTATTCTTCCAACTGCTGACCGGCTACGCCTTCTCTCGGTTCCGGTTCAAATCGCGCAAGTCGATCATGAGCGGCCTGTTCATCATCGGTCTGTTCCCGTCGTTTCTCAGCTTGACGGCGGTATACGTGCTGCTGTTGAACATGAAGCTGCTCAATACGCACACGGCGCTGATCATGGTGTCCTCGGCCGGTGCAGCCGTCGGCTATCTGCTCGTGAAGGGTTACTTCGATACGATTCCCAAAAGTCTCGAGGAAGCCGCCATCATCGACGGCGCAAGCAACTGGGGCGTGTTCCTCCGCATTTTGCTGCCGCTATCCCGCCCGCTTGTCGTTTACATGGCGGTCACTTCGTTCGCCGGCACGTTCAGCGAGTTCATTTTCGCGCAGACGGTGCTTCGGACGGAGGCCAAGCAGACGCTGGCGGTCGGCTTGTTCAACATGGTCAACACGCAGACATCGACGGAATTCACCGTCTTTGCGGCAGGCTCCGTGCTCGTCTCGATTCCGGTCGTGGTCATCTTCATTATCTTCCAGCGGCTGCTGGTTGAAGGCCTGACGTCCGGCGCGGACAAAGGATGA
- a CDS encoding carbohydrate ABC transporter permease — MRQHRITAAALSSVFMGLGQIYNRQFVKGSAFAAFYAFAVYFTINNWHHAIWGITTLGETQQKLVLVGKIYKPVKGDHSIFLMIEGLIMLFIFALFAYLLVMNAIDAYRGGKLREEGKTLNNIKQTLRYIPDKKFAHLIITIPLIFVFFFSVLPIIFSVMIAFTNYNNTHEPPGKLVDWQGFRAFKDLFSLSQWAHTFFGVFTWTMTWAVLSTFTTFFGGFAVALLVQQKGIRFKSFFRAIYMVPFAIPAFLSLLIMRNLFNAQFGPINSTLLKFGIVGPEWLSDPFWAKATIVIVNLWLGFPLSMLLIIGILTTIPRDLYEASEVDGASALYKFRKITFPSVMFSLSPILIGQFAGNINNFNVIFLLSGGGPTNSEYQFAGHTDILITWLYSLSITNGRYNFAAVISIFLFIIIAIFALFSFRRTRSFREDDLLR, encoded by the coding sequence TTGCGCCAGCATCGGATTACGGCAGCAGCGCTCTCGTCTGTTTTTATGGGCTTGGGCCAAATTTACAACCGACAATTCGTAAAAGGATCGGCGTTCGCCGCTTTCTACGCGTTCGCGGTCTACTTTACGATCAACAATTGGCATCATGCGATCTGGGGAATCACCACGCTCGGAGAGACGCAGCAGAAGCTTGTGCTGGTCGGCAAGATTTACAAGCCCGTCAAGGGCGACCACTCGATCTTTTTGATGATTGAAGGGCTCATCATGCTCTTCATTTTCGCGCTTTTTGCCTATTTGCTCGTCATGAACGCGATCGACGCCTATCGCGGAGGCAAGCTGCGCGAAGAAGGAAAGACGCTTAATAATATCAAGCAGACGCTTCGCTATATTCCGGACAAAAAGTTCGCGCACTTAATCATTACGATTCCGTTGATCTTCGTATTCTTTTTCAGCGTGCTGCCGATTATTTTTTCTGTCATGATCGCATTCACCAACTATAACAATACGCACGAGCCGCCGGGCAAGCTGGTCGATTGGCAAGGCTTCCGCGCTTTCAAGGATCTGTTCAGTCTGAGCCAGTGGGCGCATACGTTTTTCGGCGTCTTCACGTGGACGATGACCTGGGCGGTGCTTTCCACGTTCACCACCTTTTTCGGAGGGTTCGCCGTCGCGCTGCTCGTGCAGCAGAAGGGCATCCGCTTCAAATCGTTTTTCCGCGCCATCTATATGGTTCCGTTCGCGATTCCCGCCTTTTTGTCGCTGCTGATCATGCGCAATTTGTTCAACGCCCAATTCGGACCGATCAACTCGACCCTGCTCAAGTTCGGAATCGTCGGCCCGGAGTGGCTGTCCGATCCGTTCTGGGCCAAGGCGACGATCGTCATCGTCAACCTGTGGCTTGGATTTCCGCTCTCGATGCTGCTTATAATCGGCATCCTGACGACGATTCCCCGCGACCTGTACGAAGCCTCCGAAGTCGACGGAGCTTCCGCACTTTATAAATTTCGGAAAATTACGTTCCCGAGCGTCATGTTCTCCCTGTCGCCGATTCTCATCGGACAATTCGCGGGCAATATCAACAATTTCAACGTGATCTTCCTCTTGTCCGGAGGCGGCCCGACGAACAGCGAGTACCAGTTCGCGGGACATACCGATATATTGATCACTTGGCTGTACAGCCTCTCGATTACGAACGGCAGGTACAACTTCGCGGCGGTCATCAGCATTTTCTTGTTTATTATCATCGCGATTTTCGCGCTGTTCAGCTTCAGGCGCACACGCTCGTTCAGAGAGGATGATTTGTTGCGATGA
- a CDS encoding sugar ABC transporter substrate-binding protein — protein sequence MKLNKSLILVSALSLMAASLAACSGNNEGGNASPSASASSSSATASSSAPSESASPEATDIEPEAGAKLVVWAAQEQKDFLETMGKEFEAKYGIKVEFQKVGSADALNKIVKDGPAGVGADLFMLAHDQLNRAVQAGVILPNDFYAEDTQANFAKTAVDAVTATDGILYGYPRNIETYLLFYNKNLAKPEDLASWDAIKTFSKAYNVPAEKKFGIMWKLDDSYFNYAFMGGNGGYVFGKNNTDPGDIGLNNEGSVEGLKFMQSMKEVMPFKVADATPDVKTDLFQKGKLAIDMDGIWQLGSFTKEKLGFDVGAVPLPPMPNGKSPKPFAGVQAYFVSQFSQYPNAAKLFAHFVSSQDAAIKMYQMSGVVSARNGLDQDPALKDNELVAAFVEQFKNVEAMPSIAETASFWTAMGAVYPQIWDNNADVKATLDKAVSDMKTLIQQAK from the coding sequence GTGAAATTAAACAAATCCTTGATTCTGGTATCCGCCCTGTCCCTGATGGCCGCATCGCTCGCCGCGTGCAGCGGCAACAACGAGGGAGGAAACGCATCGCCGTCGGCATCCGCGTCGTCGTCTTCCGCTACCGCGTCTTCTTCGGCGCCGTCCGAATCCGCATCGCCGGAAGCGACGGACATCGAGCCCGAAGCCGGCGCTAAGCTCGTTGTATGGGCAGCCCAGGAGCAAAAAGATTTCCTGGAAACGATGGGCAAAGAATTCGAAGCGAAATATGGTATCAAAGTCGAATTCCAAAAAGTAGGCTCTGCGGACGCGCTCAATAAAATTGTAAAAGACGGCCCTGCAGGCGTCGGCGCGGACCTGTTCATGCTCGCGCACGACCAATTGAACCGCGCCGTTCAAGCGGGCGTCATTCTTCCGAACGACTTCTACGCCGAAGATACCCAGGCCAACTTCGCAAAGACGGCGGTCGATGCGGTGACGGCAACCGACGGCATCTTATACGGTTATCCTCGCAATATCGAGACCTATCTGCTCTTCTATAACAAAAACCTTGCCAAACCCGAGGATCTCGCTTCCTGGGACGCGATCAAGACATTCTCAAAAGCGTACAACGTACCGGCGGAGAAAAAATTCGGCATCATGTGGAAGCTCGACGACTCCTACTTCAACTACGCATTCATGGGCGGCAACGGCGGCTACGTATTCGGCAAAAACAATACCGATCCGGGCGACATCGGCCTCAACAACGAAGGCTCGGTAGAAGGCCTCAAGTTCATGCAGAGCATGAAGGAAGTAATGCCGTTCAAGGTGGCCGACGCGACGCCGGACGTGAAGACGGACCTGTTCCAAAAGGGCAAGCTCGCCATCGACATGGACGGCATCTGGCAGCTCGGTTCGTTCACCAAGGAGAAGCTGGGCTTCGACGTCGGCGCCGTGCCGCTGCCTCCGATGCCGAACGGCAAGTCGCCCAAGCCGTTCGCCGGCGTGCAGGCCTACTTCGTCAGCCAATTCTCGCAATATCCGAACGCGGCCAAGCTGTTCGCCCACTTCGTCTCCTCGCAGGACGCCGCGATCAAGATGTACCAGATGTCCGGCGTCGTCTCCGCCCGCAACGGACTGGATCAGGATCCGGCTCTTAAGGACAACGAGCTGGTCGCTGCGTTCGTCGAGCAGTTCAAGAACGTTGAGGCGATGCCTTCGATCGCGGAGACCGCTTCGTTCTGGACCGCCATGGGAGCCGTCTATCCGCAAATTTGGGATAACAATGCGGATGTGAAGGCGACGCTCGACAAAGCCGTCTCCGACATGAAGACGCTGATCCAGCAAGCGAAGTAA
- a CDS encoding LacI family DNA-binding transcriptional regulator, giving the protein MTVTIKDVAKKAGVSPSTVSRVLSNHPRISKETSQKVKEIVEELGYHSNIMARGLISNKTYTLGMVLPRPAEELFQNHFFSESIRGITTQASRQGYDVLMTAGSSEQDEVEAVTRLVKGRRVDGIILLQSRKNDPIISFLQKEAFPFILIGHYGSEDILCVDNDNEQASYDATVHLISQGHERIGFVSGPTNLTVSEDRLKGYQKALSEHGLRMEPDWIVEGEFLQESGYRAMAFFMNLPERPTALVVIDDIVTFGVLRGLTELGYKVPDDLSLVSFNNIALSELSSPPLSSVDIGIYQLGYMASQLLIRHIDEDKPQQLRTIVPHKLIVRESSVNLRRNWS; this is encoded by the coding sequence ATGACAGTCACGATTAAGGACGTCGCCAAGAAGGCGGGCGTATCCCCGTCAACCGTCTCCCGCGTGCTCTCCAATCATCCGCGCATCAGCAAGGAAACGTCGCAGAAGGTGAAGGAGATCGTCGAGGAGCTCGGCTATCATTCGAACATTATGGCCCGCGGGCTCATCAGCAATAAGACGTACACGCTAGGCATGGTGCTGCCGCGTCCGGCGGAGGAGCTGTTTCAGAATCACTTCTTCTCGGAAAGCATCCGGGGCATCACGACCCAGGCTTCCCGCCAAGGCTACGACGTGCTGATGACCGCAGGCAGCTCGGAGCAGGACGAAGTAGAGGCGGTCACGCGTCTGGTCAAGGGGCGGCGCGTCGACGGCATCATTTTGCTGCAATCGCGCAAGAACGATCCTATTATCTCTTTTTTGCAAAAGGAAGCGTTCCCCTTTATTCTGATCGGTCACTACGGGAGCGAGGATATTCTGTGCGTGGATAACGACAACGAGCAGGCCTCCTACGATGCCACCGTCCATCTCATCTCTCAAGGTCACGAGCGGATCGGCTTTGTCAGCGGACCGACCAATCTAACCGTATCCGAGGACCGGCTTAAGGGGTACCAAAAGGCATTGTCCGAGCATGGCCTGCGGATGGAGCCCGACTGGATCGTAGAGGGCGAATTCCTCCAGGAGAGCGGCTATCGGGCGATGGCCTTCTTCATGAACCTGCCGGAGCGGCCGACCGCCTTGGTCGTTATCGACGATATCGTCACCTTTGGCGTCCTGCGGGGACTTACCGAGCTCGGCTACAAAGTACCGGACGACCTGAGTCTGGTCAGCTTCAACAATATCGCGCTTTCCGAGCTGTCGTCGCCTCCGCTCTCCAGCGTCGACATCGGCATCTATCAGCTTGGCTATATGGCCTCGCAGCTGCTCATCCGCCATATCGACGAAGACAAGCCCCAGCAGCTGCGCACGATCGTGCCGCATAAGCTGATCGTCCGCGAATCTTCCGTTAATCTCAGACGCAATTGGAGTTGA
- a CDS encoding glycoside hydrolase family 15 protein, producing MNDFTLNKPHLIDAVVGNGRMLGSLGRTGRLYRLWWPHVDFPQHVDEIRTGLKLDHDEAGTTWFDAPEDGWQHRIEYVPRTNIVRVFADHPDFPLAVRQSDYAVPDEAFLVREYKISNRSSEPLSFTFVWYSSFRIAESALYNTTLFDETGDALVHYRHRYFFAVGSDRECAGFQCGSSRAQAEHAWLDGNDIDMQPDGALVWRIEDLQPGESFTLPVYIAAGHNRPEALGALADAKSRSVSEWCERTTDYWHEYLQNANPAPAGVDPEIAEAYERSLLTFRLMADERTGSLLAAPEPDEQFSRCGGYAYCWGRDAAFITTALNKSGLTGVSEKFYEWALSAQEPDGSWQQRHYHDGSLAPSWGLQIDEGASLIWGMWQLYEQNRDAAFAERMWPAVAKGAAFLAGYIDEETGLPLPSMDLWEERKAEHTYSAAAVSGGLRAAAAFAELMNEAELAGRWREIADRITSSIESLCWNESAGSFYRGLKLKVDGGVYAHAAAQGLEGSASRTAKGYEHYELRHDPIVDISLLGLSVPFGVLPADHPYMRRTADTIASKLHVEGVGGIKRYENDGYIGGNPWILTTLWLAQYRVQNGQLAEAGELLRWACEHRTETGLLPEQVDRSTGEPAWIVPLTWSHAMFVLTVSMLEEAGYWAK from the coding sequence ATGAACGATTTTACGCTAAACAAACCTCACCTGATCGACGCCGTCGTCGGCAACGGCCGCATGCTCGGCTCGCTGGGACGCACCGGACGCCTCTATCGGCTCTGGTGGCCGCACGTGGACTTTCCCCAGCATGTCGACGAGATTCGCACCGGCCTGAAGCTGGACCACGACGAGGCGGGCACGACCTGGTTCGACGCTCCCGAAGACGGCTGGCAGCACCGTATCGAATATGTGCCGCGAACGAACATCGTCCGGGTATTCGCCGACCATCCGGACTTTCCCCTTGCCGTCCGTCAGTCGGATTATGCGGTGCCGGACGAGGCGTTTCTCGTAAGGGAGTACAAGATTTCGAACCGTTCCTCAGAGCCGCTTTCTTTTACCTTCGTCTGGTATTCTTCGTTTCGGATTGCAGAGAGCGCGCTTTACAATACGACACTTTTCGATGAGACCGGCGATGCGCTGGTCCACTACCGTCACCGCTACTTTTTCGCCGTGGGCAGCGATCGCGAGTGCGCGGGCTTCCAGTGCGGCTCGTCCAGAGCGCAAGCGGAGCATGCCTGGCTCGACGGCAACGACATCGACATGCAGCCGGACGGCGCGCTCGTCTGGCGCATCGAAGACCTTCAGCCCGGGGAATCATTCACGCTCCCGGTCTACATCGCGGCGGGCCATAACCGTCCGGAAGCGCTCGGCGCGCTGGCGGATGCCAAGAGCCGCTCCGTCTCCGAATGGTGCGAACGGACGACAGATTACTGGCATGAATATCTTCAAAATGCCAATCCCGCTCCGGCAGGCGTCGATCCGGAGATCGCCGAGGCCTATGAACGCTCGCTCCTGACCTTCAGGCTGATGGCGGACGAACGGACGGGCAGCCTGCTGGCGGCGCCAGAGCCCGACGAGCAATTCTCCCGCTGCGGCGGCTATGCCTATTGCTGGGGCCGGGACGCCGCGTTTATTACGACTGCGCTCAACAAGTCGGGCCTGACAGGGGTCTCGGAGAAGTTTTACGAATGGGCATTGAGCGCCCAGGAGCCGGACGGTTCCTGGCAGCAGCGTCACTATCACGACGGCAGCCTAGCGCCTTCTTGGGGGCTGCAGATTGACGAGGGCGCCTCGCTCATCTGGGGCATGTGGCAGCTGTACGAGCAGAATCGCGATGCGGCGTTCGCCGAGCGGATGTGGCCGGCCGTCGCCAAAGGCGCGGCGTTTCTCGCGGGCTACATCGACGAGGAAACGGGACTTCCGCTGCCCAGCATGGATCTATGGGAAGAACGCAAGGCCGAGCATACGTACTCCGCGGCCGCCGTCAGCGGCGGGCTGCGTGCGGCGGCCGCGTTCGCCGAACTGATGAACGAGGCCGAGCTGGCCGGCCGCTGGCGGGAGATCGCGGACCGGATCACTTCGTCGATCGAGTCGCTCTGCTGGAACGAGTCCGCCGGCAGCTTCTACCGCGGGCTCAAGCTTAAGGTAGACGGCGGCGTATACGCGCATGCGGCCGCCCAAGGTTTGGAGGGCAGCGCCAGTCGGACCGCCAAGGGCTATGAGCATTACGAGCTGCGGCACGATCCGATCGTCGATATCAGCCTGCTCGGCTTATCCGTGCCGTTCGGCGTGCTGCCGGCGGACCACCCGTACATGCGGCGCACGGCCGATACGATCGCAAGCAAGCTGCATGTGGAAGGCGTCGGCGGCATCAAGCGCTACGAGAACGACGGCTACATCGGCGGCAATCCTTGGATCTTGACGACGCTGTGGCTTGCGCAATATCGCGTGCAGAACGGACAGCTGGCCGAAGCTGGCGAACTGCTGCGCTGGGCGTGCGAACACCGCACGGAGACCGGCTTGCTCCCCGAGCAAGTCGACCGCAGCACCGGCGAGCCGGCCTGGATCGTGCCGCTCACGTGGTCGCACGCCATGTTCGTGCTGACAGTATCGATGCTCGAAGAAGCCGGGTACTGGGCAAAATAA